One window of the Cryptomeria japonica chromosome 7, Sugi_1.0, whole genome shotgun sequence genome contains the following:
- the LOC131030805 gene encoding SKP1-like protein 1A — MVKECKVKLKSSDDKIFEVDYAVAMQSQILNNTLGHTGCTDSALPFHNVSSQILAKVIDYCEYHVNASKTISEKDVKMWDQEFVKHLDQATLLDLLMAVQYLGIHNLQDLICQTVADGIKDKRPEEIREIFNIQNDLTPEEEQEIRRENEWAFEEEVSPEVQEEVRREV, encoded by the coding sequence ATGGTGAAGGAATGTAAGGTGAAATTGAAGAGTTCGGATGACAAGATATTTGAGGTAGACTATGCCGTGGCCATGCAGTCGCAGATATTAAACAACACTCTCGGTCACACCGGCTGCACGGATAGCGCCCTGCCTTTCCACAACGTTTCCAGTCAAATTCTGGCGAAGGTGATCGACTACTGCGAATATCATGTTAATGCCTCCAAGACCATCTCGGAGAAGGATGTGAAGATGTGGGATCAGGAGTTCGTGAAGCACCTGGATCAGGCTACTCTTTTGGATCTCCTAATGGCCGTCCAGTACCTGGGTATACACAATCTTCAAGACTTAATATGCCAAACTGTAGCCGACGGGATCAAGGATAAAAGACCAGAAGAGATCAGAGAAATATTCAACATACAAAATGACTTGACTCCTGAAGAGGAGCAAGAAATCAGGCGTGAAAATGAATGGGCCTTCGAGGAAGAAGTGTCCCCTGAAGTTCAGGAAGAAGTCAGGCGTGAAGTTTGA
- the LOC131039916 gene encoding uncharacterized protein LOC131039916, with translation MEIILLVNNYFMVTFNCMEDRNRVFEGGPYFYNQVGLFITPWHAGFNPLEELPNRVPIWVRLPCLPVECCREDVLRMIAALLGKPVGSSSQTLGRMLMTFACICVEIDLSKPLPDAVDMCVGSYSWVQQLDYETLPFHCHLCHEYGHLQCKFPRYKPVVHQPQHSAQGQDRADKGKSAMVIDVVGAEGFVPVKTRNKNQGQKRSLQER, from the coding sequence atggagattatctTGCTGGtgaacaactatttcatggttactttcaattgtATGGAGGACcgaaatagggtttttgaaggaggcccatatttttacaatCAGGTGGGGCTGTTCATCacaccttggcatgcggggtttaaccctttGGAGGAGCTCCCAAACAGGGTCCCTATATGGGTTCGGTTACCATGTCTACCAGTGGAATGTTGTCGAGAGGACGTGTTACGGATGATAGCAGCATTGCTGGGGAAACCAGTGGGATCTTCATCGCAAACCTTAGGGAGAATGTTAATGACCTTTGCatgcatttgtgttgaaattgatcttagtaagccatTACCAGATGCTGTAGATATGTGTGTGGGTTCTTACTCATGGGTTCAACAGCTAGACTATGAGACTTTACCCTTTCATTGTcatttgtgtcatgagtatggacaTCTACAATGTAAATTccctagatataaaccagtggtACACCAACCTCAACACTCGGCCCAAGGTcaagatagggctgataaaggTAAAAGTGCTATGGTGATTGATGTTGTGGGTGCTGAGGGTTTTGTTCCAGTTAAGACAAGGAACAAAAATCAAGGCCAGAAGAGGTCCCTTcaggagagatag